The Candidatus Binataceae bacterium region GCGCGCGGCGGCGGAGTTCGCCACCGAACTCGGCGCGCCGCTCACGGTAATAACCGTCGCGCGCGACCCCAAGATGGGCGAGCGGGTGATCGCCGAAGCGCGCCACTACCTTGAACCCTACCGCGTCGGCGCCACGTTCGAGCGGCTTAGCGGCCATGCGCACGAGGAGATCGTACGTTATCTCAACCAGAGCGAGACCGACCTGCTGTTCATCGGCGCATACGGCCACAGCCGGATAATCGAAATGGTGCTGGGCTCGACCACCGAATACGTCCTGCGCAACGCGCCGTGCCCGGTATTCCTGTCGCGCTAGTCCAAAGCAGGACGGACTGCCATGCCGGCGGTGGCGCGGCGGGTCAGAATCCCCGCGTTGCGAGGACTTCGCGCGCAGGCGCGCGATCGCCCGTGCAACTGATCATCCGCGGGGCCTCAAGGCGCCGGATGGAAAAGCCCAGCCGGCGATAGAGACGGAGAATTCGCGCGGTCGCCTGGTTCGACAGAAGCACGGGTCCGCGATGGCGCGCGAGGAATTCGGCCAGACGCACCTGTTCATCCCAACCGAACTGCTCTTTTGAATACTGGGTGAACTCGACATCGTAGGGCGGATCGGCATAGATGAAATCGTCGTCCGCGAGGGCCAGCTTCTCAAAATCGCCGGCGCTGAACTCCCATCGCCGGAACGCGGCCCGGTAGGCGGAAAAATCGGTGACATAGTTGATCCGGCGGTAGCGGCCGAACGGTACGTTGAACTCGCCCTTGCGGTTGAAGCGGCAAAGCCCGTTGTAACCGGTCCGATTCAGATAGTAGAAGAGCGCGGCCGCCGCCGCGCTGTCGCCGTCGCCGTCCGCGACCAGGCGATTGAAGCGCTCGCGATGACGATAAAAAAGCGCCGCCTCGTTGCGCATCGCGATCTTTACCTTGAACCCACGCTTCAGCCATCGATAAAAGTTCACCAC contains the following coding sequences:
- a CDS encoding Dam family site-specific DNA-(adenine-N6)-methyltransferase; this encodes MSAVPKPSAPSPAGTAGSRPPLKWAGGKRWLVPHLAPLWLRFSDRRLVEPFCGGIAVALALMPARAHLSDINPHVVNFYRWLKRGFKVKIAMRNEAALFYRHRERFNRLVADGDGDSAAAAALFYYLNRTGYNGLCRFNRKGEFNVPFGRYRRINYVTDFSAYRAAFRRWEFSAGDFEKLALADDDFIYADPPYDVEFTQYSKEQFGWDEQVRLAEFLARHRGPVLLSNQATARILRLYRRLGFSIRRLEAPRMISCTGDRAPAREVLATRGF